The following are from one region of the Falsibacillus pallidus genome:
- a CDS encoding L-threonine 3-dehydrogenase, whose protein sequence is MKKVLVTGALGQIGSELVTKLRSVYGADNILATDIRETDSEVVTGGPFETLDVTDAQRMHDLAKKYEVDSIIHLAALLSATAEAKPLLAWNLNMGGLVNALETARELDCQFFTPSSIGAFGPSTPKDNTPQDTIQRPTTMYGVNKVSGELLCDYYYQKFGVDARGLRFPGLISYVAPPGGGTTDYAVEIYYEAIKNGRYTSYIDKGTYMDMMYMPDALNAIVDLMEADPANLKHRNSFNVTAMSFEPEQIAAEIRKHIPTFEMDYQVDPIRQTIANSWPNSIDPSAAKEEWGFKAEYDLAKMTADMLDKLKTKLG, encoded by the coding sequence ATGAAAAAAGTACTTGTGACCGGTGCACTCGGTCAAATCGGTTCTGAGCTTGTCACGAAGCTGCGCAGCGTGTACGGAGCGGACAACATTTTAGCAACGGATATCCGTGAAACGGACAGCGAAGTCGTAACCGGCGGTCCGTTTGAAACCTTGGACGTTACCGATGCTCAAAGAATGCATGACCTTGCAAAGAAATATGAGGTGGATTCCATCATCCACCTGGCGGCACTTCTTTCTGCCACTGCAGAAGCGAAGCCCCTTCTTGCCTGGAACTTGAACATGGGTGGACTTGTCAATGCGCTTGAAACAGCAAGGGAACTGGACTGCCAGTTCTTCACGCCAAGTTCCATCGGTGCTTTCGGTCCTTCCACTCCGAAGGACAACACGCCTCAGGATACGATCCAGCGTCCGACAACGATGTATGGAGTCAATAAAGTATCAGGCGAATTGCTTTGCGACTACTACTACCAGAAGTTCGGTGTGGATGCACGCGGTCTGCGCTTCCCTGGATTGATTTCCTATGTTGCGCCTCCAGGCGGCGGTACGACTGACTATGCAGTAGAAATCTATTATGAAGCCATCAAAAATGGCCGATACACTTCCTACATCGACAAAGGCACATACATGGACATGATGTACATGCCGGATGCCCTTAATGCCATCGTCGACTTGATGGAAGCTGATCCTGCGAATTTGAAGCACCGCAACTCATTCAACGTGACTGCGATGAGCTTTGAGCCGGAACAAATCGCTGCTGAGATCCGCAAGCACATCCCAACGTTCGAGATGGACTACCAAGTGGATCCAATCAGACAAACAATCGCCAACAGCTGGCCGAACTCCATCGACCCTTCTGCAGCAAAAGAAGAGTGGGGATTCAAGGCTGAATATGATTTAGCGAAAATGACAGCTGATATGCTGGACAAATTGAAAACGAAATTAGGATAA
- the qoxA gene encoding cytochrome aa3 quinol oxidase subunit II, giving the protein MRKLLKPMGLLAIVALSTFLGGCQLTVLDPKGPVAEQQKDLIYWSIGFMLFIVAVVFVLFSIIIVRYREKKLPEGYEPPDHHGNTFLEIIWTVIPILIVIALAIPTVKTIYALDKAPEATSHKKPLVIHATSAEWKWMFSYPEQNLETVNYLVIPEDRPILFKLTSADSMSALWIPSLGGQEYNMAGMQTELYLQADKPGIYEGRNANFNGEGFADQKFKVKAVTQEEYDKWVKDKQKSAPKLTKKEYDHLLLQGHAKEMTFSSTHLQYVDHSKMHNAGYAEKIRKQSEKQQDKAH; this is encoded by the coding sequence TTGAGAAAACTACTTAAGCCAATGGGTTTATTGGCCATCGTTGCATTATCTACATTCCTTGGCGGGTGTCAGCTGACTGTTTTGGATCCAAAGGGTCCAGTTGCTGAGCAGCAGAAAGATCTCATTTATTGGTCCATCGGCTTCATGCTGTTCATCGTGGCCGTCGTATTCGTCCTTTTCTCAATTATCATTGTTAGATATCGCGAGAAGAAGCTTCCGGAAGGATATGAACCGCCAGATCATCACGGCAACACGTTTTTGGAAATTATTTGGACAGTCATCCCAATTCTGATTGTTATCGCCCTTGCTATTCCAACAGTCAAAACCATTTATGCATTGGATAAAGCACCGGAAGCCACTTCCCATAAGAAGCCATTGGTGATCCATGCAACTTCAGCTGAATGGAAATGGATGTTCAGCTATCCTGAGCAGAACCTTGAGACCGTCAACTATCTGGTCATTCCTGAAGACCGGCCAATCCTATTTAAATTGACTTCGGCAGATTCCATGTCAGCTTTATGGATTCCTTCATTGGGCGGACAGGAATATAACATGGCAGGAATGCAGACAGAGCTTTATCTGCAGGCAGACAAGCCCGGCATCTATGAGGGCCGCAACGCCAACTTCAACGGAGAAGGGTTTGCTGATCAGAAGTTTAAAGTAAAAGCCGTTACGCAAGAAGAGTACGATAAATGGGTGAAAGACAAGCAGAAGTCAGCACCTAAATTAACGAAAAAAGAATATGATCACTTGCTTCTGCAAGGCCACGCAAAAGAAATGACATTTTCATCTACCCATCTTCAATATGTAGACCATTCCAAGATGCATAATGCAGGCTATGCAGAGAAGATAAGAAAACAGTCGGAAAAACAACAAGATAAAGCGCACTAG
- the qoxB gene encoding cytochrome aa3 quinol oxidase subunit I: MKWDEFFVTGDPLIYGADVSIVMTMIAIVAGLTYFKKWKWLWTNWLTTVDHKRLGVMYIIAAILMLFRGGVDALLMRAQLTVPGSKFLASQHYNEIFTTHGTIMIIFMAMPFLIGLMNVVVPLQIGARDVAYPYLNALSFWTFFFGAMLFNISFVIGGSPAAGWTSYMPLAGNEMSPGPGQNYYLLGLQIAGIGTLMTGINFAVTILKMRAKGMGLMKMPMFTWSTLITCVIIIFAFPVLTVALALMTFDRLFGTHFFTLADGGMPMLWANLFWVWGHPEVYIVILPAFGIFSEIISTFARKTLFGYRAMVYSMIAIAGLSFVVWVHHFFTMGAGSAVNSVFSVTTMAIAIPTGVKIFNWLFTLYRGKIKLTTPMLWSLAFIPNFVIGGVTGVMLAMAAADYQYHNTYFLVAHFHYVLISGTVFACFAGFYFWYPKMFGHKLNERLGKISFWLFVVGFNVCFFPMFFLGLDGMPRRVFTYGAGDGWFSLNLVATIGGVLMGLGFLVMVYSIYYSFRYAEREKTGDAWDGRSLEWATHTPVPHYNFAVIPEVTALDAFWEMKKEAKKDQYKIQEYKPIHMPNNSGRPFVMSVLFFTAGFGLVFQWYWMGIAGLIGILACLVLRSFEYDDGYYIPVSEIEETERKLG; encoded by the coding sequence ATGAAATGGGATGAATTTTTTGTCACAGGCGACCCATTGATCTATGGAGCCGATGTTTCCATTGTGATGACCATGATTGCCATTGTGGCAGGATTGACCTACTTCAAGAAATGGAAGTGGCTTTGGACAAACTGGCTCACAACCGTCGATCATAAACGCCTTGGCGTCATGTATATCATCGCCGCAATCCTGATGCTTTTCCGCGGCGGTGTCGATGCCTTGCTCATGAGGGCACAGCTGACAGTGCCGGGATCAAAATTCCTTGCATCTCAGCACTATAATGAAATCTTTACCACACACGGTACGATCATGATCATCTTCATGGCGATGCCGTTTTTAATCGGGCTGATGAACGTTGTCGTTCCATTGCAGATCGGAGCGCGCGACGTCGCCTATCCTTATTTGAATGCACTAAGCTTCTGGACATTTTTCTTTGGAGCGATGCTGTTTAACATTTCCTTCGTCATCGGAGGTTCCCCGGCAGCTGGATGGACAAGCTATATGCCGCTTGCCGGGAACGAAATGAGTCCGGGTCCGGGACAGAACTACTATCTGCTTGGACTTCAAATTGCCGGTATCGGTACATTGATGACAGGAATCAACTTTGCCGTTACCATCTTGAAAATGAGGGCTAAAGGCATGGGGCTAATGAAAATGCCGATGTTCACTTGGTCTACGCTGATCACATGTGTCATCATCATCTTCGCATTCCCTGTGTTGACCGTCGCACTTGCATTGATGACATTTGACCGCTTATTCGGTACACATTTCTTCACCCTTGCGGATGGCGGTATGCCGATGCTGTGGGCAAACCTTTTCTGGGTTTGGGGCCATCCGGAAGTATACATTGTCATCCTTCCTGCATTCGGTATTTTCTCGGAAATTATCAGTACGTTTGCAAGGAAGACGCTGTTCGGCTATAGAGCGATGGTTTATTCCATGATCGCCATTGCCGGATTGAGCTTTGTCGTCTGGGTCCACCATTTCTTCACGATGGGTGCTGGATCTGCAGTCAATTCAGTCTTCTCGGTCACCACCATGGCCATCGCCATACCGACCGGGGTCAAGATATTCAACTGGCTGTTTACCCTCTATCGGGGAAAGATCAAGCTCACGACACCGATGCTATGGTCGCTGGCATTCATCCCGAACTTCGTCATAGGCGGGGTGACCGGGGTCATGCTAGCCATGGCAGCAGCTGATTACCAATATCACAATACGTATTTCCTTGTAGCGCATTTCCACTATGTATTAATTTCCGGAACTGTATTTGCCTGTTTCGCAGGATTCTATTTCTGGTATCCGAAAATGTTCGGACACAAGCTTAACGAGCGTCTTGGAAAAATTTCATTCTGGCTGTTCGTGGTCGGTTTCAATGTCTGCTTCTTCCCGATGTTCTTCCTTGGCCTCGATGGCATGCCTAGACGCGTATTTACGTATGGAGCAGGGGACGGCTGGTTCAGCTTAAATCTTGTAGCAACCATCGGAGGAGTCCTCATGGGTCTCGGATTCCTTGTCATGGTCTACAGCATCTACTACAGCTTCCGCTATGCAGAACGGGAAAAAACAGGAGATGCCTGGGATGGACGCAGCCTCGAGTGGGCTACACACACACCGGTGCCGCATTACAACTTTGCCGTCATCCCGGAAGTCACAGCATTAGATGCCTTCTGGGAAATGAAAAAAGAAGCGAAGAAAGACCAGTATAAAATTCAGGAATACAAACCGATCCATATGCCGAATAATTCCGGACGTCCATTTGTGATGTCGGTGCTGTTCTTTACAGCAGGATTCGGTTTAGTCTTCCAATGGTACTGGATGGGCATTGCCGGTTTAATCGGAATCCTTGCCTGCCTCGTTCTACGTTCATTTGAATATGACGATGGATACTACATTCCAGTCAGTGAAATAGAAGAAACAGAAAGAAAACTAGGGTAA
- the qoxC gene encoding cytochrome aa3 quinol oxidase subunit III, protein MDMVQNHDQNTPLEYQSETGRLNILGFWVFLGAEIALFSTLFATYFALMNRTANGPLPGELFELKGVLIETFLLLTSSFTCGIAVHEMRRNNKKGLMIWMIITILLGIGFIGFEISEFISYVHEGATLSSSAFWSALFVLVGTHGAHVSLGIGWVTLVLIQTSRRGLNPATAKKIFITSLYWHFLDVVWIFIFTGVYLTGMVMHHG, encoded by the coding sequence ATGGATATGGTTCAAAATCATGATCAAAACACGCCGCTGGAATACCAGTCAGAGACTGGCCGGTTGAATATCCTGGGTTTTTGGGTCTTCCTTGGAGCTGAAATTGCCCTGTTCTCTACATTGTTTGCGACTTATTTCGCATTGATGAACAGAACAGCAAACGGCCCTTTACCCGGGGAGCTTTTCGAACTGAAAGGCGTCTTGATTGAGACATTCTTATTGCTGACGTCCAGCTTTACATGCGGGATTGCCGTCCATGAAATGAGAAGGAATAATAAGAAGGGCTTGATGATTTGGATGATCATCACCATTCTTTTAGGCATTGGATTCATCGGATTTGAAATATCAGAGTTCATTTCTTACGTCCATGAAGGAGCAACTCTTTCATCCAGTGCATTCTGGTCAGCACTGTTCGTACTGGTCGGGACGCATGGGGCCCACGTATCACTCGGTATTGGCTGGGTCACGCTCGTGTTAATACAAACATCCAGACGCGGGTTGAACCCCGCAACGGCTAAAAAGATCTTCATTACAAGCCTTTATTGGCATTTCTTAGATGTCGTGTGGATCTTTATCTTTACAGGAGTTTACTTGACAGGGATGGTGATGCATCATGGCTAG
- the qoxD gene encoding cytochrome aa3 quinol oxidase subunit IV → MASHTEGRFPWKHLIGFVFSIVLTLIALWVGLYSGFSTKMIITFIVILAILQAVIQLFMFMHVTESENGRFQTGTMLYAAFIAVAVVAGTIWVMSFGADYMGHDKDMKNMDHKMQMKHEKDEGN, encoded by the coding sequence ATGGCTAGCCATACAGAAGGCAGATTCCCTTGGAAGCACTTGATCGGCTTCGTATTCTCGATTGTCTTGACGCTCATAGCCCTTTGGGTTGGATTGTACAGCGGCTTTTCAACGAAGATGATTATAACGTTCATTGTCATCCTGGCAATCCTCCAAGCCGTCATTCAATTGTTCATGTTCATGCACGTGACCGAAAGCGAAAACGGAAGATTCCAAACCGGGACGATGCTCTATGCAGCATTCATTGCAGTAGCAGTAGTCGCCGGCACCATTTGGGTCATGTCCTTCGGAGCGGACTACATGGGCCACGATAAAGATATGAAGAATATGGATCATAAAATGCAGATGAAGCATGAGAAGGATGAAGGGAACTAA
- a CDS encoding alpha/beta hydrolase family protein, giving the protein MQMSMKSFKYFSFKPKDHLYNYKTLILYHGWGGRAEGYTELAEELLEKGYKVIVPEILYHDTREPLENHYDQKTLQEYFWKIIFHTIDEFNDLITELNIKKEEIVLVGSSMGGFIANGIFARELGLLGLANINGSGSYLLTERIFRSMDGRGSIPAELEMTLRDYDPVEKENCPSHVLLIHGDSDKIIPIEGQKDYYGYLKEDQKRENVELHIHKDINHQFTTEMVSELIDWLSKI; this is encoded by the coding sequence ATGCAAATGTCCATGAAATCTTTTAAATATTTTTCATTTAAACCGAAAGATCATCTTTATAATTATAAAACCTTGATCCTCTACCACGGATGGGGCGGCAGGGCAGAGGGCTACACGGAATTAGCAGAGGAATTACTCGAAAAAGGCTATAAAGTCATCGTCCCTGAAATCCTCTATCACGATACAAGAGAGCCTTTAGAAAATCATTACGACCAGAAAACCCTCCAAGAATATTTTTGGAAAATCATCTTCCACACCATTGATGAATTTAATGATCTTATTACTGAATTAAATATAAAGAAAGAAGAAATCGTGCTGGTAGGAAGTTCGATGGGTGGGTTCATCGCAAATGGGATTTTTGCGCGTGAATTGGGCCTGTTGGGACTCGCCAATATTAACGGCTCCGGCTCATATTTATTGACAGAACGCATTTTTAGAAGCATGGATGGGAGAGGAAGCATTCCAGCAGAACTAGAGATGACACTAAGGGATTATGATCCTGTGGAAAAAGAGAACTGCCCTTCGCATGTGCTGCTCATTCATGGGGACAGTGATAAGATCATCCCAATAGAAGGACAAAAAGATTATTATGGCTATTTAAAAGAAGACCAAAAAAGAGAGAATGTAGAATTACATATCCATAAAGATATTAATCATCAATTCACAACTGAAATGGTGAGTGAGTTGATCGATTGGCTGAGTAAGATCTGA
- a CDS encoding TolB family protein, with protein sequence MYKSPWFILVSICILILGGAGVITKIYSKGESTEKSYTLIEKSFAVSNSNDVAYIPMGQTKKKILVYDIKDNTKRSEIPYKGDIADMVFSKDGNTLYFAANDVISNDKLSSSLYKTNLSSGDTTKITEVPAIVMKIQVDAAEKQILYMRANHYIDLKGITGEVRSSFEAYLLNLSTHAEQQITHFKDKEITGLSYNSGETGALISVDHSILEIPFNNIEKLNEVFKGDNVIFDLAAIPNTPEIIYTLPGKAGQGVYKYELYKVNTLTNTSVKLTNSNHAVSNPILNARNELYYVVDNHFGEGNPEYQLYHQKLKTKMKPQKIELPSININ encoded by the coding sequence ATGTATAAAAGTCCATGGTTCATATTAGTTTCTATATGCATCCTAATATTAGGGGGAGCGGGAGTAATTACGAAAATCTATAGCAAAGGAGAATCTACAGAAAAATCATATACCCTAATTGAAAAATCCTTTGCTGTAAGTAATTCAAATGATGTTGCATACATACCTATGGGCCAAACCAAAAAAAAGATCCTAGTTTATGATATTAAGGACAATACAAAACGAAGTGAAATCCCATATAAAGGGGATATTGCCGACATGGTTTTCAGCAAGGACGGGAATACCTTATATTTTGCAGCCAATGATGTCATTTCAAATGATAAACTTTCAAGCTCATTGTATAAAACAAACCTGTCTTCCGGGGATACAACTAAAATTACAGAAGTTCCAGCAATCGTCATGAAAATTCAAGTGGATGCAGCCGAAAAACAAATCCTTTATATGAGGGCAAACCATTATATTGACCTTAAAGGGATAACGGGAGAAGTAAGAAGTAGCTTCGAGGCGTATTTACTCAATCTATCCACTCATGCCGAACAGCAGATAACACATTTTAAAGATAAAGAGATTACAGGTCTATCCTATAATTCAGGTGAGACAGGTGCGCTCATATCAGTAGACCATAGTATTTTGGAAATTCCATTTAATAATATAGAAAAATTAAATGAAGTATTTAAAGGCGACAATGTAATTTTTGATTTAGCGGCCATCCCCAATACCCCAGAAATTATTTACACACTGCCAGGAAAAGCTGGTCAGGGAGTTTATAAATATGAGTTATATAAGGTTAACACTCTGACGAATACTTCAGTTAAGCTTACAAACTCCAATCATGCAGTAAGTAATCCAATATTGAATGCGCGAAATGAATTATATTATGTAGTTGATAATCATTTCGGGGAAGGCAATCCAGAGTATCAGCTATACCATCAAAAGCTTAAGACAAAAATGAAACCTCAAAAAATAGAGTTGCCATCAATTAATATTAATTAA